From the genome of Gemmatimonadota bacterium, one region includes:
- a CDS encoding aminopeptidase P N-terminal domain-containing protein — translation MDDAYGRRRRAAFGALGDGVMVLPAAPPLIRSRDVELRYRPDSELHYLTGFAEPGAVAVLVGGERPRFVLFVTPPNDRSELWEGHRLTPEEAGALHGADECHPVAEVGERLPALLDEADPIFFRVGPSAEGVTSPASRPTVWMQVAAALGRARTAGQRSGTGPRSVVDPGEILDGLRLLKDASEVALIRRAVRASATGHRAAARAIGPGVSERVIEGVLEGAFRKEGAEGSAFAPIVASGANALVLHYSANHRAMRDGELVLVDAGAEVGRYAGDLTRTWPVNGRFTTPQREAYEVVLEAREAALAAVSPGRPVSDVHDAAVFAITSGLVGLGVLSGELDELIGAEACKPFFPHNTTHWLGLDVHDPGDYARGGESRRLEAGMVLTVEPGLYFPRGASPERYAGIGIRVEDDVLVTVKGPEVLSAGLPVAADEVEAMVGEV, via the coding sequence ATGGACGACGCCTACGGTCGCAGAAGGCGCGCGGCGTTCGGCGCCCTTGGGGATGGGGTCATGGTGCTGCCGGCGGCGCCCCCGCTGATTCGCTCGCGAGACGTGGAGCTGCGCTACCGCCCTGACAGCGAGCTCCACTATCTGACCGGCTTCGCCGAACCGGGAGCGGTCGCCGTTCTCGTCGGGGGCGAACGACCGCGTTTCGTTCTATTCGTCACTCCACCGAACGACCGCTCGGAGCTTTGGGAGGGCCACAGGCTTACGCCGGAGGAGGCCGGGGCTCTCCACGGGGCCGACGAGTGCCATCCCGTCGCCGAGGTCGGAGAGCGCTTGCCGGCCCTCCTGGACGAAGCCGATCCCATCTTCTTCAGAGTCGGACCGTCCGCCGAGGGCGTAACGTCTCCCGCGAGTCGTCCCACCGTCTGGATGCAGGTGGCCGCGGCCCTGGGGCGAGCGCGAACCGCCGGACAGAGGAGCGGTACCGGCCCGCGCTCGGTCGTCGATCCGGGCGAGATCCTCGACGGGCTCCGTCTGCTCAAGGATGCGAGCGAGGTCGCCCTGATCCGACGGGCGGTACGTGCGAGCGCGACCGGGCATAGGGCGGCGGCACGGGCGATCGGTCCCGGCGTCTCGGAGCGAGTGATCGAAGGCGTGCTCGAAGGAGCGTTCCGCAAGGAAGGCGCGGAGGGTTCGGCCTTCGCTCCCATCGTCGCTTCGGGCGCCAACGCCCTCGTCCTCCACTACTCCGCCAACCATCGCGCGATGAGGGACGGCGAGCTCGTGCTCGTCGACGCGGGCGCGGAGGTCGGGCGCTATGCAGGCGATCTCACTCGCACCTGGCCGGTGAACGGACGTTTCACGACGCCGCAACGCGAGGCCTACGAGGTCGTGCTCGAGGCGAGAGAGGCCGCACTCGCGGCGGTCTCGCCCGGCCGGCCCGTGTCGGATGTGCACGACGCCGCAGTCTTCGCGATCACATCCGGGCTCGTCGGACTGGGTGTTCTTTCCGGAGAGCTCGACGAACTGATCGGCGCCGAAGCCTGCAAGCCCTTCTTCCCGCACAACACCACGCACTGGCTGGGGCTGGACGTTCACGATCCGGGCGACTATGCCAGGGGCGGAGAGTCGCGAAGGCTGGAGGCGGGGATGGTCCTGACGGTCGAGCCCGGCCTCTACTTTCCGCGCGGCGCCTCCCCGGAGCGATACGCCGGCATCGGGATCCGGGTGGAAGACGACGTCTTGGTGACCGTGAAGGGGCCCGAGGTGCTATCGGCGGGGCTGCCGGTAGCTGCCGACGAGGTGGAAGCGATGGTCGGAGAGGTATGA
- a CDS encoding (2Fe-2S)-binding protein: MTETAAAEAQRSRLSRRTFIKGVIAVGATSSTTASYLGRPGLAAGQSLPGSVERLITLRVNGQDRRVDVLPNETLAMTLRYRLNLTGTKLGCDRAECGACTVMIDDLNHYSCSMLAHQVRGREVTTVEGLEDRATGALNPVQQAVLEGGGFQCAFCAPGFIMSMTAMLEENPSPSRAEAAEALSGNLCRCGDYSKILDCAMRAAELARGA; the protein is encoded by the coding sequence ATGACCGAGACCGCAGCAGCCGAAGCGCAACGATCACGCCTCTCGCGACGCACCTTCATCAAGGGAGTGATCGCCGTAGGGGCGACGAGCTCCACCACCGCGAGCTACCTGGGCAGACCCGGGCTCGCCGCCGGCCAGAGCCTTCCGGGATCGGTGGAACGGCTGATCACGCTGCGGGTGAACGGCCAGGACCGGCGGGTCGACGTGCTGCCCAACGAGACGCTGGCGATGACGCTCCGCTACCGCCTCAACCTCACCGGCACCAAGCTGGGCTGCGACCGGGCGGAGTGCGGCGCCTGCACCGTGATGATCGACGACCTGAACCATTACTCGTGCTCCATGCTCGCGCACCAGGTCCGAGGCAGGGAGGTCACCACCGTCGAGGGGCTGGAGGATCGGGCCACCGGAGCCTTGAATCCGGTACAGCAGGCGGTCTTGGAGGGCGGCGGCTTCCAGTGCGCCTTCTGCGCCCCGGGTTTCATCATGAGCATGACCGCGATGCTGGAGGAGAACCCGAGCCCGAGCCGGGCCGAGGCCGCCGAAGCTCTCTCCGGCAACCTCTGCCGCTGCGGTGACTATTCGAAGATACTCGACTGCGCGATGCGGGCGGCCGAACTCGCTCGCGGAGCCTAG